The proteins below come from a single Micromonospora citrea genomic window:
- a CDS encoding ATP-binding protein produces MTPDHDRSRHPGGRTGLPELLRGHRLAAGLTQAELASRAGVGVRTVRDLERGRSSRPQRTTVELLAGALGLTGAARSAFLAAARGSVPAAAPVAPAGGPPAPLDADHHVGTPIALPPPVALIGRDPDLAELAGLLTDGRGPRLVSLVGLAGVGKTALALSVAHAVAGRHPGGVVGVLVGEGSDAADVLAASVAVFGVARLPELAVRLAGRPALLLVDAAERAPDAVADTVRRLAGAVPSLRVLVTGRHPVGLPGERVWPVCPLDVPPPGSGLAGPSGPADHPAVALFTARLAQVRREPPGPAELPALTALVRRLGGLPLAIELIAARGRILDLNELLDRYGDRVLDLDTSSGAAERPGWDTTDPGRPEASRAAVAETLRDAVATSYRLLAPDERAALRRLAAFGNRWSVELAEEMLADDADRDGTVVVDPVPLLDRLLELGLLSVRGTGPFRFRLLDAVRDFAVEQATGAGELTAIRRRHARVVAGLVARTATELVGANLPAAVHRLDEVSGDISSALAHAAVDDPSTALLLAASLSRWWRFRGRDVPGRQWLRRLLADPRTADADPVLRAWASLGVARLAAEHGAGAEEVPAARAALAAFREAGDVAGELEARAVLCGLLVALGEHGEAREQAEAVLALASRSGRIRDMAVAQNNLAWHDIRVGDLVAARRRLAAVDRLAAQCGEQRLRLLARANLAEVSRLEGRYAEAVEQGRRVLAALTDLGDPGHRRRVLGTVGLALARDGRSAEAAGVLAELRPDPPSPPSGEDGWPQGARWQSAPGDGICALIEGNLALHRGDRELAAEWFAAAAEAGAEGQDRRDVVEALVGLAASTADPAVLDRLDRFRLRSGIRLLPSEEELLHVLTTARISGSRAPERTAGRAGDGSG; encoded by the coding sequence ATGACTCCGGATCATGATCGTTCGCGGCATCCGGGCGGTCGTACCGGCTTGCCGGAGCTGTTGCGCGGGCACCGGCTCGCCGCCGGCCTCACCCAGGCCGAGCTGGCGTCGCGGGCCGGCGTCGGCGTCCGGACCGTCCGCGACCTGGAGCGGGGTCGGTCGTCCCGGCCCCAGCGCACCACCGTCGAGCTGCTCGCCGGCGCGCTGGGCCTGACCGGGGCGGCCCGGTCGGCGTTCCTCGCCGCCGCCCGGGGGTCGGTCCCGGCCGCCGCGCCGGTCGCCCCGGCCGGCGGGCCGCCGGCCCCGCTCGACGCCGACCACCACGTCGGTACGCCCATCGCGCTCCCGCCCCCGGTCGCGCTGATCGGCCGGGATCCCGACCTGGCCGAGCTGGCCGGGCTGCTCACCGACGGGCGCGGCCCCCGGCTGGTGAGCCTGGTCGGGTTGGCCGGCGTCGGCAAGACCGCGCTGGCCCTCTCGGTGGCCCACGCGGTCGCCGGCCGGCACCCCGGCGGGGTCGTCGGCGTGCTCGTCGGCGAGGGCTCCGACGCCGCCGACGTGCTCGCGGCCTCGGTGGCCGTCTTCGGCGTCGCCCGGCTGCCCGAGCTGGCCGTGCGGCTGGCCGGCCGGCCGGCGCTGCTGCTCGTCGACGCGGCCGAGCGGGCGCCCGACGCGGTCGCCGACACGGTGCGCCGCCTGGCCGGAGCGGTGCCGTCGCTGCGGGTCCTGGTCACCGGTCGGCACCCGGTCGGCCTGCCCGGGGAGCGGGTCTGGCCGGTCTGCCCGCTCGACGTGCCACCGCCGGGAAGCGGGCTGGCCGGCCCGTCGGGGCCCGCCGACCACCCCGCGGTCGCGCTCTTCACCGCCCGGCTCGCCCAGGTCCGCCGGGAGCCGCCCGGCCCGGCCGAGCTGCCCGCCCTGACCGCGTTGGTACGCCGCCTGGGCGGGCTGCCGCTGGCCATCGAGCTGATCGCGGCCCGGGGCCGGATCCTCGACCTCAACGAGCTGCTCGACCGGTACGGAGATCGCGTCCTCGATCTGGACACCTCGTCGGGGGCGGCCGAGCGCCCGGGTTGGGACACGACCGACCCGGGCCGTCCGGAGGCTTCCCGCGCGGCGGTGGCCGAGACGCTGCGGGACGCGGTGGCCACCAGCTACCGCCTTCTCGCCCCCGACGAGCGGGCCGCGCTGCGCCGGCTCGCCGCGTTCGGCAACCGCTGGTCGGTGGAGCTGGCCGAGGAGATGCTCGCCGACGACGCCGACCGGGACGGCACGGTCGTGGTGGACCCGGTCCCGCTGCTGGACCGGCTCCTGGAGCTGGGCCTGCTGAGCGTGCGCGGCACCGGTCCGTTCCGGTTCCGCCTGCTCGACGCCGTACGGGACTTCGCCGTCGAGCAGGCGACCGGCGCCGGCGAGCTGACCGCGATCCGTCGCCGGCACGCCCGCGTCGTCGCCGGCCTGGTGGCGCGGACCGCGACGGAGCTGGTCGGCGCCAACCTGCCGGCCGCGGTGCACCGCCTCGACGAGGTGAGCGGCGACATCAGCTCGGCGCTGGCGCACGCAGCCGTCGACGACCCGTCGACCGCGCTGCTGTTGGCGGCCTCGCTGTCCCGGTGGTGGCGGTTCCGGGGGCGGGACGTTCCCGGGCGGCAGTGGCTGCGCCGGCTGCTGGCCGACCCGCGTACCGCCGACGCCGACCCGGTGCTGCGGGCCTGGGCGTCCCTGGGGGTGGCGCGGCTCGCCGCCGAGCACGGCGCCGGGGCCGAGGAGGTGCCGGCGGCGCGGGCGGCGCTGGCCGCGTTCCGGGAAGCCGGCGACGTCGCGGGCGAGTTGGAGGCCCGTGCCGTGCTCTGCGGCCTGCTGGTCGCCCTCGGTGAGCACGGCGAGGCGCGGGAGCAGGCCGAGGCGGTGCTCGCGCTGGCCAGCCGGAGCGGCCGGATCCGGGACATGGCGGTGGCGCAGAACAACCTCGCCTGGCACGACATCAGGGTCGGCGACCTGGTGGCCGCCCGTCGCCGCCTGGCCGCGGTCGACCGGCTCGCCGCGCAGTGCGGGGAGCAGCGGCTGCGGCTGCTCGCCCGTGCCAACCTCGCGGAGGTGTCCCGCCTGGAGGGCCGGTACGCCGAAGCCGTCGAGCAGGGCCGCCGGGTGCTGGCGGCGCTGACGGACCTCGGCGACCCCGGTCACCGGCGGCGGGTGCTCGGCACGGTCGGCCTGGCGCTGGCGCGGGACGGACGGTCCGCCGAGGCGGCCGGGGTGCTGGCCGAGCTGCGGCCCGACCCGCCGTCGCCGCCTTCGGGGGAGGACGGGTGGCCCCAGGGTGCCCGCTGGCAGTCGGCGCCCGGCGACGGCATCTGCGCCCTGATCGAGGGGAACCTGGCCCTGCACCGGGGCGATCGCGAACTGGCGGCGGAGTGGTTCGCCGCTGCCGCCGAGGCCGGCGCCGAGGGGCAGGATCGGCGCGACGTGGTGGAGGCGCTGGTGGGGCTGGCCGCCAGCACGGCCGACCCCGCCGTCCTGGACCGGCTCGACCGGTTCCGCCTGCGCAGCGGCATCCGGTTGCTGCCGAGCGAGGAGGAGTTGCTCCACGTCCTGACGACGGCCCGGATCAGCGGCAGTCGCGCGCCGGAACGGACCGCTGGTCGCGCCGGGGACGGGAGCGGGTGA
- a CDS encoding acyl-CoA dehydrogenase family protein, translated as MDFRLTEEQEALRESVREFAREVVAPVIAEHYEKHTFPYEVIRQMGKMGLFGLPFAEEHGGMGGDYFALCLALEELARVDSSVAITLEAAVSLGAMPIYRFGTEEQKAQWLPKLLSGEALAGFGLTEPGTGSDAGGTQTRAVLDESTGEWVINGSKAFITNSGTDITALVTVTAVTGTRPDGTKELSTIIVPSGTPGFTVAPGYSKVGWNASDTHELTFDDCRVPAANLLGERGRGFAQFLRILDEGRIAIAALAVGLAQGCVDESIRYAKDRQAFGQPIGSYQAIQFKIADMEMKAHTARLAYYDAAARMLAGEPFKRQAAIAKLHASTIAVDNAREATQIHGGYGFMNEYPVARFWRDSKILEIGEGTSEVQRMIIARDLGM; from the coding sequence ATGGACTTCCGGCTCACCGAGGAGCAAGAGGCGCTCCGGGAGAGCGTGCGCGAGTTCGCGCGCGAGGTGGTCGCCCCGGTCATCGCGGAGCACTACGAGAAGCACACCTTCCCGTACGAGGTGATCCGGCAGATGGGCAAGATGGGCCTGTTCGGCCTGCCCTTCGCCGAGGAGCACGGCGGCATGGGCGGCGACTACTTCGCGCTCTGCCTGGCGCTGGAGGAGCTGGCCCGGGTCGACTCCAGCGTGGCGATCACCCTGGAGGCGGCGGTTTCGCTGGGCGCGATGCCGATCTACCGCTTCGGCACCGAGGAGCAGAAGGCGCAGTGGCTGCCCAAGCTGCTCAGCGGCGAGGCGCTGGCCGGCTTCGGGCTGACCGAGCCGGGCACCGGCTCGGACGCCGGCGGCACCCAGACCCGCGCCGTGCTCGACGAGTCCACGGGCGAGTGGGTGATCAACGGCTCGAAGGCGTTCATCACCAACTCCGGCACCGACATCACCGCGCTGGTCACCGTCACGGCGGTCACCGGCACCCGCCCGGACGGCACCAAGGAGCTGTCCACCATCATCGTGCCCTCCGGCACGCCGGGCTTCACCGTCGCGCCGGGCTACTCCAAGGTCGGCTGGAACGCCTCGGACACCCACGAGCTGACCTTCGACGACTGCCGGGTGCCGGCGGCCAACCTGCTCGGCGAGCGCGGCCGGGGCTTCGCCCAGTTCCTGCGCATCCTCGACGAGGGCCGGATCGCCATCGCCGCGCTCGCCGTCGGCCTGGCCCAGGGCTGCGTCGACGAGTCGATCAGATACGCGAAGGACCGCCAGGCGTTCGGTCAGCCGATCGGCAGCTACCAGGCGATCCAGTTCAAGATCGCCGACATGGAGATGAAGGCGCACACCGCCCGACTGGCCTACTACGACGCCGCCGCGCGGATGCTCGCCGGCGAGCCGTTCAAGCGGCAGGCCGCCATCGCCAAGCTGCACGCCAGCACCATCGCGGTGGACAACGCCCGCGAGGCGACCCAGATCCACGGCGGCTACGGCTTCATGAACGAGTACCCGGTGGCCCGCTTCTGGCGCGACTCCAAGATCCTGGAGATCGGCGAGGGCACCTCCGAGGTGCAGCGCATGATCATCGCGCGCGACCTGGGCATGTGA
- a CDS encoding acyl-CoA carboxylase subunit beta, whose translation MTLDGEALEQLRKRARAGGADKYHAANAAKGKLFARERVALLVDEGSFVEDGLYANAMAEGLPADGVVTGTATIDGRPVCLMANDSTVKAGSWGARTVEKIIRIIERAYSTSVPMVYLVDSAGARITDQVDLFPGRRGAGKIFWNQVRASGSIPQVCALFGPSAAGGAYIPAFCDVVAMVDGNASMYLGSDRMVEMVTGEKTTLEAMGGAKVHCAESGVGHFLCKTEADALDVVKRYLSYLPTNWTQTPPAAPAVAAPEKADLAALVPASERQAFDMRRYVKGLLDDGSFFEIQALWAKELTIGFGRLNGEVVGVVGNNSMFKGGVLFVDSADKATRFVQLCDAFNVPLLFLSDVPGFMVGSAVEKQGIIRHGAKMITAISEATVPKICVVVRKAYGAGLYAMAGPGFEPDATIALPTAKIAVMGAEAAVNAVYANKIAAIEDEAERAAFVTAKREEYERDIDVVRLASELVVDAIVEPHELRAELVRRFAAARTKERHFSRRRHGVTPV comes from the coding sequence GTGACGCTCGACGGTGAGGCTCTGGAGCAGCTGCGCAAGCGGGCCCGGGCCGGCGGTGCGGACAAGTACCACGCGGCGAACGCCGCCAAGGGCAAGCTCTTCGCCCGGGAGCGGGTCGCGCTCCTGGTCGACGAGGGCTCCTTCGTCGAGGACGGCCTCTACGCCAACGCGATGGCCGAGGGCCTCCCGGCCGACGGCGTCGTCACCGGCACCGCGACCATCGACGGCCGCCCGGTCTGCCTGATGGCGAACGACTCCACGGTCAAGGCCGGCAGCTGGGGCGCCCGCACCGTCGAGAAGATCATCAGGATCATCGAGCGGGCCTACTCGACGAGCGTGCCGATGGTCTACCTGGTCGACTCGGCCGGCGCCCGGATCACCGACCAGGTCGACCTCTTCCCCGGCCGCCGCGGCGCCGGCAAGATCTTCTGGAACCAGGTCCGCGCCTCCGGCTCGATCCCGCAGGTCTGCGCGCTGTTCGGGCCGAGCGCGGCCGGCGGGGCCTACATTCCGGCGTTCTGCGACGTGGTCGCGATGGTCGACGGCAACGCCAGCATGTACCTCGGCTCCGACCGGATGGTCGAGATGGTCACCGGCGAGAAGACCACGCTGGAGGCGATGGGCGGGGCCAAGGTGCACTGCGCCGAGTCGGGTGTCGGGCACTTCCTCTGCAAGACCGAGGCCGACGCCCTCGACGTGGTGAAGCGCTACCTGTCCTACCTCCCGACCAACTGGACGCAGACGCCGCCGGCCGCGCCCGCCGTCGCGGCGCCCGAGAAGGCCGACCTCGCCGCGCTGGTGCCGGCGAGCGAGCGGCAGGCGTTCGACATGCGGCGGTACGTCAAGGGCCTGCTCGACGACGGCTCCTTCTTCGAGATCCAGGCGCTCTGGGCCAAGGAGCTGACCATCGGCTTCGGCCGGCTGAACGGCGAGGTCGTCGGCGTGGTCGGCAACAACTCGATGTTCAAGGGCGGCGTGCTCTTCGTCGACTCGGCCGACAAGGCGACCCGCTTCGTGCAGCTCTGCGACGCGTTCAACGTGCCGCTGCTGTTCCTCTCCGACGTGCCCGGGTTCATGGTCGGCAGCGCGGTGGAGAAGCAGGGCATCATCCGGCACGGCGCCAAGATGATCACCGCGATCTCCGAGGCGACCGTGCCGAAGATCTGCGTCGTGGTCCGCAAGGCGTACGGTGCCGGCCTCTACGCGATGGCGGGCCCGGGCTTCGAGCCGGACGCCACCATCGCGCTGCCCACCGCCAAGATCGCGGTGATGGGCGCCGAGGCGGCGGTCAACGCCGTCTACGCGAACAAGATCGCGGCGATCGAGGACGAGGCCGAGCGGGCCGCGTTCGTCACCGCGAAGCGCGAGGAGTACGAGCGCGACATCGACGTCGTCCGGCTCGCCAGCGAGCTGGTGGTCGACGCGATCGTCGAGCCGCACGAGCTGCGCGCCGAGCTGGTCCGGCGGTTCGCCGCCGCCCGCACCAAGGAGCGGCACTTCTCCCGGCGCCGGCACGGCGTCACCCCGGTCTGA
- a CDS encoding hydroxymethylglutaryl-CoA lyase, which translates to MAELPGFVSIREVGPRDGLQNEEPIPTDAKVRLLDALSGTGVKRIEAVSFVHPKAIPQMADADEVWQRATRADGVRYSALVPNTRGAQRALAAGFTEIEVVVSASDTHNRRNVNRSTEESLDDIAELIDLLHGAGAQAEVIIATSFGCPYEGDTDPARVAAIVDRVVRDGADRVAFGDTTGMGTPRRVRDLLTAVRDRNAHVPVLLHFHNTRGTALANMLTALELGVTEFDASVGGLGGCPYAPGASGNLATEEAVHMLHDMGVDTGIDLDALVEVAELAERLVGRQLPSGVLRAGPRTRLTPHPA; encoded by the coding sequence ATGGCGGAACTGCCAGGCTTCGTGTCGATCCGGGAGGTCGGGCCGCGCGACGGGCTCCAGAACGAGGAGCCGATCCCGACCGACGCCAAGGTGCGGCTGCTCGACGCGCTCTCCGGCACCGGGGTGAAGCGGATCGAGGCCGTGTCGTTCGTGCACCCGAAGGCGATCCCGCAGATGGCCGACGCCGACGAGGTGTGGCAGCGGGCCACCAGGGCCGACGGCGTGCGCTACTCGGCGCTGGTGCCGAACACCCGGGGCGCCCAGCGGGCCCTGGCCGCCGGGTTCACCGAGATCGAGGTGGTGGTCTCGGCCAGCGACACGCACAACCGGCGCAACGTCAACCGCTCCACGGAGGAGTCGCTCGACGACATCGCCGAGCTGATCGACCTGCTGCACGGCGCCGGCGCGCAGGCCGAGGTGATCATCGCGACCAGCTTCGGCTGCCCGTACGAGGGGGACACCGACCCGGCCCGGGTGGCCGCCATCGTGGACCGGGTCGTCCGCGACGGCGCCGACCGGGTGGCCTTCGGCGACACCACGGGGATGGGTACGCCCCGCCGCGTCCGTGACCTGCTGACCGCCGTACGCGACCGCAACGCCCACGTCCCGGTGCTGCTGCACTTCCACAACACCCGGGGCACCGCGCTGGCGAACATGCTGACCGCGCTGGAGCTGGGCGTCACCGAGTTCGACGCCAGCGTCGGCGGCCTCGGCGGCTGCCCGTACGCGCCGGGGGCCAGCGGGAACCTGGCCACCGAGGAGGCGGTGCACATGCTGCACGACATGGGCGTCGACACCGGCATCGACCTGGACGCCCTGGTCGAGGTGGCCGAGCTGGCCGAGCGGCTGGTCGGCCGCCAGCTCCCCTCCGGCGTCCTCCGCGCCGGCCCCCGCACCCGCCTCACCCCCCACCCCGCCTGA
- a CDS encoding SigE family RNA polymerase sigma factor has product MRRDEDEKRRRFSEYFAARRELVRRTAYLMCGDWHWADDLTQAAFIRLAENWHRIRDPQAVDAYLRTCLIRAYLSETRRVWRRRERTVAEPPDVAGADDDAEATARRVAFAQALSQVPPRQRLTLICRFYQGLDVAETAAALKCSEGTVKSQTARGLATLRQLLGDAVPSLASAMEGRT; this is encoded by the coding sequence ATGCGACGCGACGAGGACGAGAAGCGACGCCGGTTCAGCGAGTACTTCGCGGCCCGGCGTGAGCTGGTGCGGCGTACCGCCTACCTGATGTGCGGCGACTGGCACTGGGCCGACGATCTGACGCAGGCCGCATTCATCCGGCTCGCCGAGAACTGGCACCGGATCCGCGATCCGCAGGCGGTGGACGCCTACCTGCGCACGTGCCTGATCCGGGCGTACCTGTCGGAGACCCGGCGGGTGTGGCGACGCCGCGAGCGCACCGTCGCCGAGCCGCCCGACGTGGCCGGCGCCGACGACGACGCCGAGGCGACCGCCCGCCGGGTGGCCTTCGCGCAGGCGCTGAGCCAGGTGCCACCGCGCCAGCGCCTGACCCTGATCTGCCGGTTCTACCAGGGGCTCGACGTGGCCGAGACGGCCGCCGCGCTGAAGTGTTCCGAGGGCACGGTCAAGAGCCAGACGGCACGCGGGCTGGCGACGCTCCGCCAACTTCTCGGCGACGCCGTTCCCAGCCTCGCCAGTGCCATGGAGGGAAGGACATGA
- a CDS encoding sialidase family protein, which yields MTGLRELFEDAAESPARPGRLTADELYDAGRRRHRRRRAATTVAGAAVLTLVTVAAVNLPAAAPPPVAGPPVAGPATPTGNPEPAYGSRIRWAGAADRHHLYLALSNCADEPCQKQTAAVVRSTDGGRTWSDRGTPVALDALTVVGPDTLITTAPDARSAAEPALLASLDGGRTWAAAPFTGTAEAVPDGGVAICWSARADQPCVLYAVDPTTGGVGALASQPPTNRRTDELRIEESAGRLRVAGTDPTTRKPAVSTSADAGRTWSTHVFADAPACPGQTCEPPSLAVTGTTAYAVVSGDGVRTVYRADGTRWQRLTTAGLPDGLAGTGSFVTADGTHVLTQLLNGRDGDVRRYWARDGGAYRAAELDGLPKSAEAVRRAPDGWFYAPDRASGTLYGSTDGWRWSPVTHR from the coding sequence ATGACCGGGCTGCGTGAACTTTTCGAGGATGCAGCGGAATCGCCGGCGCGGCCGGGCCGACTGACGGCGGACGAACTGTACGACGCCGGCCGTCGCCGGCACCGCCGGCGACGCGCCGCGACGACCGTCGCCGGGGCCGCCGTCCTCACCCTGGTCACCGTCGCCGCCGTGAACCTGCCGGCGGCGGCGCCTCCGCCGGTCGCCGGCCCGCCGGTCGCCGGCCCGGCCACCCCGACCGGGAATCCCGAGCCGGCGTACGGAAGCCGGATCCGGTGGGCCGGTGCCGCCGACCGGCACCACCTCTACCTCGCGCTGTCGAACTGCGCCGACGAACCGTGCCAGAAGCAGACCGCCGCCGTGGTCCGCTCCACCGACGGCGGCCGTACCTGGAGCGACCGGGGCACGCCGGTCGCCCTCGACGCGCTGACGGTCGTCGGCCCCGACACCCTGATCACGACCGCACCCGACGCGCGGTCCGCCGCCGAACCGGCCCTGCTGGCCAGCCTCGACGGCGGTCGCACCTGGGCCGCCGCCCCGTTCACCGGCACGGCCGAAGCCGTCCCGGACGGCGGCGTGGCCATCTGCTGGTCCGCTCGGGCCGACCAGCCGTGCGTCCTGTACGCGGTGGACCCGACGACCGGCGGGGTGGGGGCGCTGGCCTCGCAGCCGCCGACGAACAGGCGGACCGACGAGCTACGGATCGAGGAGTCGGCGGGTCGGCTCCGGGTCGCGGGCACCGACCCGACGACCCGCAAGCCCGCCGTCTCGACGAGCGCCGACGCCGGCCGCACCTGGTCCACGCACGTCTTCGCCGACGCGCCGGCCTGCCCGGGGCAGACGTGCGAGCCGCCGTCGCTGGCCGTGACCGGGACGACGGCCTACGCGGTGGTCTCCGGCGACGGCGTACGGACCGTCTACCGGGCCGACGGCACGCGCTGGCAGCGACTCACCACCGCCGGCCTGCCGGACGGACTGGCCGGAACCGGCTCCTTCGTGACCGCCGACGGCACCCACGTACTCACCCAACTGCTGAACGGGAGGGACGGCGACGTGCGCCGCTACTGGGCGCGGGACGGCGGCGCGTACCGGGCCGCCGAACTCGACGGCCTGCCGAAGAGCGCCGAAGCCGTCCGCCGCGCGCCGGACGGCTGGTTCTACGCCCCCGACCGCGCCAGCGGCACCCTGTACGGCTCCACCGACGGCTGGCGCTGGTCGCCGGTGACCCACCGCTAG